The following are encoded together in the Bos mutus isolate GX-2022 chromosome 3, NWIPB_WYAK_1.1, whole genome shotgun sequence genome:
- the NTRK1 gene encoding high affinity nerve growth factor receptor isoform X2 — protein MLRGGRGGQPGGHLRATGPGSLLAWLMLASAGAASCPDVCCPHGPSGLRCTRPGALDNLLHLPGAENLTELYIENQQHLQQLKRSDLRGLGELRKLTIVKSGLRSVAPNAFHYTPRLGRLNLSFNALESLSWKTVQGLSLQELVLSGNPLHCSCALLWLQRWEEEGRGGVREQKLQCPGQGPLALMSNASCGEPTLKIQMSNASVDVGADVLLQCQVEGQGLEQAGWILTELEGSATVMESGSLPSLGLTLANVTSDLNRKNVTCWAENDVGRAEVSAQVNVSFPASVHLQAAVEQHHWCIPFSVDGQPAPSLRWLFNGSVLNETSFIFTEFLELAANETMRHGCLRLNQPTHVNNGNYTLLATNPLGQAAAWVMAAFMDNPFEFNPEDPIPDTNSTSGDPVEKDETPFGVSMAVGLAVFACLFLSTTFLVLNKCGRRNKFGINRPAVLAPEDGLAMSLHFMTLGGSSLSPTEGKGSGLQGHIIENPQYFSDACVHHIKRRDIVLKWELGEGAFGKVFLAECHNLLPEKDKMLVAVKALKEVSESARQDFQREAELLTMLQHQHIVRFFGVCTEGRPLLMVFEYMRHGDLNRFLRSHGPDAKLLAGGEDVAPGPLGLGQLLAVASQVAAGMVYLAGLHFVHRDLATRNCLVGQGLVVKIGDFGMSRDIYSTDYYRVGGRTMLPIRWMPPESILYRKFTTESDVWSFGVVLWEIFTYGKQPWYQLSNTEAIECITQGRELERPRACPPEVYAIMRGCWQREPQQRHSIKDVHARLQALAQAPPVYLDVLG, from the exons ATGCTGCGAGGCGGACGGGGCGGGCAACCTGGCGGGCACCTCCGGGCTACGGGGCCGGGAAGCCTGCTGGCCTGGTTGATGCTGGCATCTGCGGGCGCTGCATCCTGCCCCGATGTCTGCTGCCCCCACGGCCCTTCGGGGCTACGCTGCACCCGGCCGGGGGCCCTGGATAACCTCCTCCACCTGCCAGGCGCCGAGAACCTGACAGAGCT CTACATCGAGAACCAGCAGCATCTGCAGCAGCTGAAGCGCAGTGACCTGAGGGGCCTGGGGGAGCTGAGGAAACT CACCATCGTGAAGAGCGGTCTCCGTTCTGTGGCGCCAAATGCCTTCCATTACACTCCACGGCTTGGTCGACT GAATCTCTCCTTCAACGCTCTGGAGTCTCTCTCCTGGAAAACGGTCCAGGGCCTCTCCTTACAGGAACT AGTCCTGTCGGGGAACCCCCTGCACTGTTCCTGTGCCCTGCTCTGGCTGCAgcgctgggaggaggaggggcggggaggagTGCGGGAACAGAAGCTGCAGTGTCCCGGGCAGGGGCCCCTTGCCCTCATGTCCAATGCCAGCTGTG GTGAGCCCACGCTGAAGATCCAGATGTCCAATGCTTCCGTGGATGTGGGGGCCGACGTGTTGCTGCAGTGCCAGGTGGAGGGGCAGGGCTTGGAGCAGGCTGGCTGGATCCTCACGGAGCTGGAGGGGTCAGCCACAGTGATG gaatctgggAGTCTGCCGTCCTTGGGGCTGACCCTGGCCAATGTCACCAGTGACCTCAATAGGAAGAACGTGACGTGCTGGGCGGAGAATGATGTGGGCCGGGCTGAAGTCTCCGCCCAAGTCAACGTCTCCT TCCCGGCCAGCGTGCATCTGCAAGCCGCCGTGGAGCAGCACCACTGGTGCATCCCCTTCTCGGTGGACGGGCAGCCAGCGCCCTCTCTGCGCTGGCTCTTCAATGGCTCCGTGCTCAACGAGACCTCCTTCATCTTCACCGAGTTCCTGGAGCTGGCAGCCAATGAGACGATGCGCCACGGCTGCCTGCGCCTCAACCAGCCCACCCATGTCAACAACGGCAACTACACGCTGCTGGCAACCAACCCTTTGGGCCAGGCCGCCGCTTGGGTCATGGCCGCTTTCATGGACAACCCTTTCGAATTCAACCCTGAGGACCCCATTCCTG ACACCAACAGCACTTCTGGAGACCCAGTGGAGAAGGATGAGACTCCTTTTGGG GTCTCAATGGCTGTGGGCCTGGCCGTTTTTGCCTGCCTCTTCCTTTCTACAACATTTCTTGTGCTCAACAAATGTGGACGCAGGAACAAGTTTGGGATCAACC GCCCTGCTGTGCTGGCTCCGGAGGATGGATTGGCCATGTCCTTGCATTTCATGACTCTGGGTGGCAGCTCCTTGTCTCCCACTGAGGGCAAAGGCTCTGGGCTCCAAGGCCACATCATTGAGAACCCACAATACTTCAGTGATGCCT GTGTTCATCACATCAAGCGCCGAGATATCGTGCTCAAGTGGGAGCTGGGTGAGGGTGCCTTTGGGAAGGTCTTCCTTGCCGAGTGCCACAACCTGCTGCCTGAGAAGGACAAGATGCTAGTGGCTGTCAAG GCGCTGAAGGAGGTGTCTGAGAGCGCCCGGCAGGACTTCCAGCGAGAGGCTGAGCTGCTCACCATGCTCCAGCACCAGCACATCGTGCGCTTCTTCGGCGTCTGCACTGAGGGCCGCCCGCTGCTCATGGTCTTTGAATACATGCGGCACGGTGACCTCAACCGCTTCCTCCG GTCCCACGGGCCTGATGCCAAGCTGCTGGCTGGTGGGGAGGACGTGGCTCCGGGACCCCTGGGCCTGGGGCAGCTGCTGGCCGTGGCTAGCCAGGTCGCTGCGGGAATGGTGTACCTGGCAGGTCTGCACTTCGTGCATCGGGACCTGGCCACACGCAACTGCCTGGTGGGTCAGGGACTAGTGGTTAAGATCGGCGATTTCGGCATGAGCCGGGATATCTACAGCACCGACTACTATCGC GTGGGAGGCCGCACCATGCTGCCCATTCGCTGGATGCCGCCCGAGAGCATCCTCTACCGCAAGTTCACCACCGAGAGCGACGTGTGGAGCTTCGGCGTGGTGCTCTGGGAGATCTTCACCTACGGCAAGCAACCCTGGTACCAGCTCTCCAACACCGAG GCGATCGAGTGCATCACGCAGGGACGTGAGCTGGAGCGGCCGCGTGCTTGCCCACCGGAGGTCTACGCCATTATGCGGGGCTGCTGGCAGCGGGAGCCCCAACAACGCCACAGCATCAAGGATGTGCATGCCCGGCTGCAAGCCCTGGCCCAGGCGCCTCCTGTCTACTTGGATGTCCTGGGCTAG
- the INSRR gene encoding insulin receptor-related protein, with product MGRDSQETKRRSWRRKNRRDRKGWCRPQTAAEWKLGNGDADFQERPQGGAGSPRARGLVRPFYSLEPSGEEPGLGTDRTRTMAVPSLWPWVACLLAILLSLGFGLDTREVCPSLDIRSDVAELRRLENCSVVEGHLQILLMFTATGEDFRGLSFPRLTQVTDYLLLFRVYGLESLRDLFPNLAVIRGARLFLGYALVIFEMPHMRDVGLPALGAVLRGAVRVEKNQELCHLSTIDWGLLQPSPGANHIVGNKLGEECADVCPGLLGTTGEPCARTTFSGHTDYRCWTSSHCQKVCPCPRGLACTVRGECCHAECLGGCSRPEDPRACVACRHLYFQGACHRACPPGTYQHESWRCVTAERCASLRSVPGRASTFGIHQGSCLAQCPPGFTRNDSSIFCHKCEGLCPKECKVGTKTIDSVQAAQDLVGCTHVEGSLILNLRQGYNLELELQRSLGLVETITGFLKIKHSFALVSLGFFKNLKLIRGDTMVDGNYTLYVLDNQNLQQLGSWVAAGLTIPVGKIYFAFNPRLCLEHIYRLEEVTGTKGRQNKAEINPRTNGDRAACQTRTLRFVSNVTEANRILLRWERYEPLEARDLLSFIVYYKESPFQNATEYVGPDACGAQSWNLLDVELPLSRTQEPGVTLAPLKPWTQYAVFVRAITLTTAEDSPHQGAQSPIVYLRTLPAAPTVPQDVISTSNSSSHLLVRWKPPTQRNGNITYYLVLWQRLAEDSDLYLNDYCHRGLRLPTSNNDPRFDGEDGELEADREPGCCPCQHPPPGQVLPPLEAQEASFQKKFENFLHNAITIPKSPWKVTSINKSPQRDSGRSRRAAEALRLGGNSSDFKIQEDKVPRERAVLSGLRHFTEYRIDIHACNHAAHTVGCSAATFVFARTMPHREADGIPGKVAWEAASKSSVLLRWLEPPDPNGLILKYEIKYRRLGEEATVLCVSRLRYAKFGGVHLALLPPGNYSARVRATSLAGNGSWTDSVAFYIPGPEEEDSGGLHVLLTVTPAGLMLLIILAVLGFFYSKKRNSTLYASVNPEYFSASHMYIPDEWEVPREQISIIRELGQGSFGMVYEGLAQGLEVGEEPTPVALKTVNELASPRERIEFLKEASVMKAFKCHHVVRLLGVVSQGQPTLVIMELMTRGDLKSHLRSLRPEAENNPGLPRPALGDMIQMAGEIADGMAYLAANKFVHRDLAARNCMVSQDFTVKIGDFGMTRDVYETDYYRKGGKGLLPVRWMAPESLKDGIFTTHSDVWSFGVVLWEIVTLAEQPYQGLSNEQVLKFVVDGGVLEELESCPVQLQELMQRCWQQNPRLRPTFTHILDSIQEELRPSFRLLSFYHSPECRGARASLLPTDAEPDSPRTPKEASSDFSPQNGGPGH from the exons ATGGGGAGGGACTCCCAAGAAACCAAACgcaggagctggagaaggaaaaacagaagagacagaaagggaTGGTGTCGCCCCCAAACAGCCGCAGAATGGAAACTCGGGAACGGAGACGCCGATTTCCAGGAGAGACCACAGGGTGGCGCTGGCAGCCCGCGCGCAAGGG GACTCGTCAGACCCTTCTACTCCCTGGAGCCATCTGGAGAGGAGCCAGGACTGGGCACAGACAGGACCAGGACAATGGCAGTGCCCAGTCTGTGGCCATGGGTAGCCTGCCTGCTTGCAATCCTCCTCTCCTTGGGATTTGGCCTGGACACGAGAGAGG TGTGCCCCAGCCTGGACATCCGCTCAGACGTGGCAGAGCTGCGGCGGCTGGAGAACTGCAGCGTGGTGGAGGGCCACCTGCAGATCCTGCTCATGTTCACAGCCACCGGCGAGGACTTCCGTGGCCTCAGCTTCCCACGCCTCACCCAGGTCACCGACTACCTGCTGCTCTTCCGGGTCTATGGCCTGGAGAGCTTGCGTGACCTCTTCCCCAACCTGGCAGTCATCCGCGGTGCCCGCCTCTTCCTGGGCTATGCGCTGGTCATCTTCGAGATGCCACACATGCGGGATGTGGGGCTGCCGGCACTGGGGGCCGTTCTGCGTGGGGCTGTGCGTGTGGAGAAGAACCAGGAGCTCTGCCATCTCTCCACCATTGACTGGGGTCTGCTGCAGCCTTCACCTGGTGCCAACCACATTGTGGGCAACAAGCTGGGCGAGGAGTGTGCCGATGTGTGCCCAGGCCTGCTGGGCACCACGGGTGAGCCCTGTGCCAGGACCACCTTCAGCGGGCACACCGACTACAGGTGCTGGACCTCCAGTCACTGCCAGAAAG TGTGCCCCTGTCCTCGGGGGCTGGCCTGCACAGTCAGGGGCGAGTGCTGCCACGCCGAgtgcctgggaggctgcagccgGCCGGAAGACCCCCGTGCCTGCGTCGCCTGCCGCCACCTCTACTTCCAGGGCGCCTGCCACCGGGCCTGCCCGCCAGGCACCTACCAGCATGAGTCCTGGCGCTGTGTCACAGCGGAGCGCTGTGCCAGCCTGCGCTCTGTGCCTGGCCGTGCCTCCACTTTCGGCATCCACCAGGGTAGTTGTCTGGCCCAGTGCCCTCCAGGCTTCACCCGTAATGACAGCAG CATATTCTGCCACAAATGCGAGGGGCTGTGCCCCAAAGAGTGCAAAGTGGGCACCAAGACCATCGACTCTGTCCAGGCAGCACAGGATCTGGTGGGCTGCACCCACGTGGAAGGGAGCCTCATCCTCAACCTCCGTCAAGGCT ATAACCTGGAGCTGGAGCTGCAGCGAAGCCTAGGACTGGTAGAGACCATCACTGGCTTCCTCAAAATCAAGCACTCCTTTGCCCTCGTGTCCCTAGGCTTTTTCAAGAACCTCAAACTTATCCGGGGGGACACCATGGTGGATGG GAACTACACCTTGTACGTGCTGGATAACCAGAACCTACAGCAGCTGGGTTCCTGGGTGGCTGCAGGGCTCACCATTCCTGTGGGCAAGATATACTTCGCCTTCAACCCACGCCTCTGCTTGGAGCACATCTACCGCTTGGAGGAGGTGACTGGCACTAAGGGACGGCAAAACAAGGCTGAGATCAACCCCCGCACCAACGGAGACCGCGCTGCCT GCCAGACTCGCACTCTGCGCTTTGTGTCCAACGTGACGGAGGCCAATCGCATCTTGCTGCGATGGGAGCGCTATGAACCGCTTGAGGCTCGCGACCTACTCAGCTTCATTGTGTACTACAAGGAGTC CCCATTCCAGAATGCCACAGAGTACGTAGGTCCAGATGCCTGTGGGGCCCAGAGCTGGAACCTACTGGATGTGGAGCTGCCCCTTAGCCGCACCCAGGAGCCGGGGGTGACCCTAGCCCCGCTCAAGCCCTGGACACAGTATGCCGTGTTTGTACGGGCCATCACACTGACCACAGCGGAGGACAGCCCCCACCAAGGAGCCCAAAGCCCCATCGTCTACCTCCGAACCTTACCTGCAG cgCCCACAGTGCCCCAGGATGTCATCTCCACGTCCAATTCCTCCTCCCACCTGCTGGTGCGCTGGAAGCCACCGACCCAGCGCAACGGAAACATCACCTACTACCTGGTGCTGTGGCAACGTCTGGCAGAGGACAGCGACCTCTACCTCAATGACTACTGCCACCGCG GCTTGCGGCTGCCCACCAGCAACAACGACCCCCGCTTCGACGGAGAAGACGGGGAACTCGAGGCCGACAGGGAGCCTGGCTGCTGCCCTTGCCAGCACCCACCTCCTGGGCAGGTCCTACCACCGCTGGAGGCACAGGAGGCGTCGTTCCAGAAGAAGTTTGAAAACTTTCTACACAACGCCATCACCATTCCCAA ATCCCCTTGGAAGGTGACATCCATCAATAAGAGCCCTCAAAG GGACTCAGGGAGGAGCCGACGGGCAGCCGAGGCCCTCAGGCTTGGGGGAAACAGCTCGGATTTCAAGATCCAAGAGGACAAAGTGCCCCGGGAGCGAGCGGTGCTGAGTGGCCTGCGCCACTTCACAGAGTACCGGATCGACATCCATGCCTGCAACCACGCGGCGCACACCGTGGGCTGCAGCGCGGCCACCTTCGTCTTTGCGCGCACCATGCCCCACA GAGAGGCTGATGGTATCCCAGGAAAAGTGGCCTGGGAGGCAGCCAGCAAGAGCAGTGTTCTCCTGCGCTGGCTTGAGCCACCGGACCCCAACGGACTCATTCTGAAGTACGAAATCAAGTACCGCCGCCTGGGAGAG GAGGCCACAGTGCTGTGTGTGTCCCGCCTGCGATATGCCAAATTTGGGGGTGTCCACCTGGCCCTGCTGCCTCCTGGAAACTACTCTGCCAGAGTTCGGGCAACCTCACTGGCTGGCAACGGCTCCTGGACAGACAGTGTCGCTTTCTACATCCCTGGCCCGG AGGAGGAAGACTCTGGGGGGCTGCACGTCCTTCTCACCGTCACCCCTGCGGGGCTCATGCTGCTCATCATTCTTGCTGTCCTTGGTTTCTTCTACAGCAAGAAGAG AAACAGCACCCTGTATGCCTCTGTGAATCCGGAATACTTCAGCGCCTCTCACA TGTACATCCCCGATGAGTGGGAGGTGCCTCGGGAGCAGATCTCCATAATCCGAGAACTGGGCCAGGGCTCTTTCGGGATGGTATACGAGGGGCTGGCACAAGGACTGGAGGTTGGAGAGGAGCCCACGCCGGTGGCCCTGAAGACCGTGAATGAGCTGGCCAGCCCACGAGAACGCATTGAGTTCCTCAAGGAAGCCTCTGTCATGAAGGCATTCAAGTGTCACCATGTG GTACGTCTCCTGGGCGTGGTGTCTCAGGGCCAGCCAACTCTGGTCATCATGGAGTTAATGACCCGAGGGGATCTCAAGAGCCATCTTCGATCTCTGCGGCCCGAGGCAGAG AACAATCCTGGGCTCCCACGGCCAGCACTGGGAGATATGATCCAGATGGCTGGTGAGATTGCAGATGGCATGGCCTACCTTGCTGCCAACAAGTTTGTGCATCGAGACCTAGCGGCCCGGAACTGCATGGTGTCCCAGGACTTCACTGTCAAGATTGGGG ACTTCGGGATGACTCGAGACGTGTATGAGACAGACTACTACCGCAAGGGCGGGAAGGGGCTGCTGCCTGTGCGCTGGATGGCCCCCGAGTCCCTCAAAGACGGGATCTTCACCACCCACTCTGACGTCTG GTCCTTCGGCGTGGTGCTCTGGGAGATCGTGACCCTGGCTGAACAACCCTACCAGGGCCTATCCAATGAGCAGGTGCTCAAGTTCGTCGTGGACGGTGGAGTCCTGGAAGAGCTGGAGAGCTGTCCGGTTCAGCT GCAGGAGCTGATGCAGCGCTGCTGGCAGCAGAACCCGCGCCTGCGCCCCACCTTTACCCACATCCTGGACAGCATACAGGAGGAGCTGAGGCCCTCCTTCCGCCTCCTCTCCTTCTATCACAGCCCAGAATGCCGGGGAGCCCGGGCCTCCCTGCTGCCCACAGATGCAGAGCCTGACTCCCCCCGAACCCCAAAAGAGGCCTCCTCAGACTTCAGCCCCCAGAATGGGGGTCCAGGACATTGA
- the NTRK1 gene encoding high affinity nerve growth factor receptor isoform X1: MLRGGRGGQPGGHLRATGPGSLLAWLMLASAGAASCPDVCCPHGPSGLRCTRPGALDNLLHLPGAENLTELYIENQQHLQQLKRSDLRGLGELRKLTIVKSGLRSVAPNAFHYTPRLGRLNLSFNALESLSWKTVQGLSLQELVLSGNPLHCSCALLWLQRWEEEGRGGVREQKLQCPGQGPLALMSNASCGEPTLKIQMSNASVDVGADVLLQCQVEGQGLEQAGWILTELEGSATVMESGSLPSLGLTLANVTSDLNRKNVTCWAENDVGRAEVSAQVNVSFPASVHLQAAVEQHHWCIPFSVDGQPAPSLRWLFNGSVLNETSFIFTEFLELAANETMRHGCLRLNQPTHVNNGNYTLLATNPLGQAAAWVMAAFMDNPFEFNPEDPIPVSFSPVDTNSTSGDPVEKDETPFGVSMAVGLAVFACLFLSTTFLVLNKCGRRNKFGINRPAVLAPEDGLAMSLHFMTLGGSSLSPTEGKGSGLQGHIIENPQYFSDACVHHIKRRDIVLKWELGEGAFGKVFLAECHNLLPEKDKMLVAVKALKEVSESARQDFQREAELLTMLQHQHIVRFFGVCTEGRPLLMVFEYMRHGDLNRFLRSHGPDAKLLAGGEDVAPGPLGLGQLLAVASQVAAGMVYLAGLHFVHRDLATRNCLVGQGLVVKIGDFGMSRDIYSTDYYRVGGRTMLPIRWMPPESILYRKFTTESDVWSFGVVLWEIFTYGKQPWYQLSNTEAIECITQGRELERPRACPPEVYAIMRGCWQREPQQRHSIKDVHARLQALAQAPPVYLDVLG, encoded by the exons ATGCTGCGAGGCGGACGGGGCGGGCAACCTGGCGGGCACCTCCGGGCTACGGGGCCGGGAAGCCTGCTGGCCTGGTTGATGCTGGCATCTGCGGGCGCTGCATCCTGCCCCGATGTCTGCTGCCCCCACGGCCCTTCGGGGCTACGCTGCACCCGGCCGGGGGCCCTGGATAACCTCCTCCACCTGCCAGGCGCCGAGAACCTGACAGAGCT CTACATCGAGAACCAGCAGCATCTGCAGCAGCTGAAGCGCAGTGACCTGAGGGGCCTGGGGGAGCTGAGGAAACT CACCATCGTGAAGAGCGGTCTCCGTTCTGTGGCGCCAAATGCCTTCCATTACACTCCACGGCTTGGTCGACT GAATCTCTCCTTCAACGCTCTGGAGTCTCTCTCCTGGAAAACGGTCCAGGGCCTCTCCTTACAGGAACT AGTCCTGTCGGGGAACCCCCTGCACTGTTCCTGTGCCCTGCTCTGGCTGCAgcgctgggaggaggaggggcggggaggagTGCGGGAACAGAAGCTGCAGTGTCCCGGGCAGGGGCCCCTTGCCCTCATGTCCAATGCCAGCTGTG GTGAGCCCACGCTGAAGATCCAGATGTCCAATGCTTCCGTGGATGTGGGGGCCGACGTGTTGCTGCAGTGCCAGGTGGAGGGGCAGGGCTTGGAGCAGGCTGGCTGGATCCTCACGGAGCTGGAGGGGTCAGCCACAGTGATG gaatctgggAGTCTGCCGTCCTTGGGGCTGACCCTGGCCAATGTCACCAGTGACCTCAATAGGAAGAACGTGACGTGCTGGGCGGAGAATGATGTGGGCCGGGCTGAAGTCTCCGCCCAAGTCAACGTCTCCT TCCCGGCCAGCGTGCATCTGCAAGCCGCCGTGGAGCAGCACCACTGGTGCATCCCCTTCTCGGTGGACGGGCAGCCAGCGCCCTCTCTGCGCTGGCTCTTCAATGGCTCCGTGCTCAACGAGACCTCCTTCATCTTCACCGAGTTCCTGGAGCTGGCAGCCAATGAGACGATGCGCCACGGCTGCCTGCGCCTCAACCAGCCCACCCATGTCAACAACGGCAACTACACGCTGCTGGCAACCAACCCTTTGGGCCAGGCCGCCGCTTGGGTCATGGCCGCTTTCATGGACAACCCTTTCGAATTCAACCCTGAGGACCCCATTCCTG TCTCCTTCTCGCCAGTGG ACACCAACAGCACTTCTGGAGACCCAGTGGAGAAGGATGAGACTCCTTTTGGG GTCTCAATGGCTGTGGGCCTGGCCGTTTTTGCCTGCCTCTTCCTTTCTACAACATTTCTTGTGCTCAACAAATGTGGACGCAGGAACAAGTTTGGGATCAACC GCCCTGCTGTGCTGGCTCCGGAGGATGGATTGGCCATGTCCTTGCATTTCATGACTCTGGGTGGCAGCTCCTTGTCTCCCACTGAGGGCAAAGGCTCTGGGCTCCAAGGCCACATCATTGAGAACCCACAATACTTCAGTGATGCCT GTGTTCATCACATCAAGCGCCGAGATATCGTGCTCAAGTGGGAGCTGGGTGAGGGTGCCTTTGGGAAGGTCTTCCTTGCCGAGTGCCACAACCTGCTGCCTGAGAAGGACAAGATGCTAGTGGCTGTCAAG GCGCTGAAGGAGGTGTCTGAGAGCGCCCGGCAGGACTTCCAGCGAGAGGCTGAGCTGCTCACCATGCTCCAGCACCAGCACATCGTGCGCTTCTTCGGCGTCTGCACTGAGGGCCGCCCGCTGCTCATGGTCTTTGAATACATGCGGCACGGTGACCTCAACCGCTTCCTCCG GTCCCACGGGCCTGATGCCAAGCTGCTGGCTGGTGGGGAGGACGTGGCTCCGGGACCCCTGGGCCTGGGGCAGCTGCTGGCCGTGGCTAGCCAGGTCGCTGCGGGAATGGTGTACCTGGCAGGTCTGCACTTCGTGCATCGGGACCTGGCCACACGCAACTGCCTGGTGGGTCAGGGACTAGTGGTTAAGATCGGCGATTTCGGCATGAGCCGGGATATCTACAGCACCGACTACTATCGC GTGGGAGGCCGCACCATGCTGCCCATTCGCTGGATGCCGCCCGAGAGCATCCTCTACCGCAAGTTCACCACCGAGAGCGACGTGTGGAGCTTCGGCGTGGTGCTCTGGGAGATCTTCACCTACGGCAAGCAACCCTGGTACCAGCTCTCCAACACCGAG GCGATCGAGTGCATCACGCAGGGACGTGAGCTGGAGCGGCCGCGTGCTTGCCCACCGGAGGTCTACGCCATTATGCGGGGCTGCTGGCAGCGGGAGCCCCAACAACGCCACAGCATCAAGGATGTGCATGCCCGGCTGCAAGCCCTGGCCCAGGCGCCTCCTGTCTACTTGGATGTCCTGGGCTAG